From the Lathyrus oleraceus cultivar Zhongwan6 chromosome 3, CAAS_Psat_ZW6_1.0, whole genome shotgun sequence genome, the window AACCCAAACTGACTCATTTACACCCATACTCGTGTCCTCTAGGTATGTAAGTGCCCATACTCATATTTGTTACCCGcatttataataaaaataaatatatcaaGTATAAAATATCATATCATTTTATCTTTTTAAGATCAttaaaaattttcaaaaaatttacTATTGAATTAAGAAATAAACAAATACTTATATTAAATATGTAATGGTTTAACATTGACGTATTCTTAAAAATTGATAGACTTTTATTTTTATATgataatataaattaaaatatataaataaatatattttaagGGTATGGGGAGGGGTGGGTACTAAGGTGTCCATACCTGCATCCATACTCActtatttaaataaataattatccGAGTTTGTGCATGTACCCATTTTTGCGGATTTTTACCCTACCCATTATAGGTATTTTTGTGGGTACTTACTGGAAACGGGTCAAATTTCCATCCCTATAAGAAGGGACGACGTAAGGGTAAGACAACCCAAGCTagtgaaggagaatagcgatccaaaacgcagcggaaattaaaaatttctcctttagtgatccttacgaatggacatgatcagtgataaaattattacctcttatggcgattgaaacctttgatgtagatctaaggagtgatcacaaacattgaatggtgacaacgcctctcCTCAGTCCACACGAAaggattccttcaatctcagtgctaactgctatgaatgaaggctttaagtgagagagagagagagagagagagagagagagagagagaaacgaaatttcataTATATCAAATGCTTATgtacaagggttctatttatagaaccacttatacaggttgtaagctaaaaagtccacttaagtgtatgtggcctatatcttatgatataccaaaacCACTTAAGCACATGGTATCTTgccatatttcgtattctacttaagtgcaccataccttaaATTGTTCTACAATTaacttaagtgcactgtaccttacggtgttccttatttactctatctttcatcaatccttccttttgtgtgtgaccatgtaggttctcgcgacattggtaattatattaaatcatgtatttaacataataaaaagtgagcggtatctagcaacacatcactgctaccaaagacacaaaaatgtcatgtgatctgataaatccttttgtgataatactaatgtgtacaattacccttttgcccttatgtctatattgaacataaggcatagactgtgtcatccttgtctagtttAATATTGAGCCCTTAGACATTTCTCCTATTACGCATGATGGACAAAatccatctaggtcactcatgtccttcagcatgcttcatggagtacccatcaattgtctttatgttcatccagttacagacaatgtttgatcagcaataaggcactcgactctacatctaggatccatagtggttttaggtcaaagagtggtatacaccactatcaccatgagaataacttatgacactttgcataacattctatatagtattctcatagcaggtcaatccaatataaatattactcttaatattcatacctatgtttaagacttgataactccttatccatgatccatgagatgtgatcatcagtctatatatataatagtcttaatgctttaatgttatcccattttacaacaaagctcgactacaaatactttaagaatattgtccttatgtttaatgggatctcatgattaagtcacaattgatacattaaacggactagctattctagggactttattaaataaacataataaaaaaaagtcttttattattaataaataattcgatacaagtaccaaaaatattggactctagggcttacaccaacaatctcccactagaACTAGAGCaaatcaggcatacccctaatgcccatagatctagtatggacatcatgcttctgctgcgcaagaggctttgttagtgggtcaacaatattgtcaagtgttggtactctgcatattttcacatctcctctatctattatctctcgaatgaggtgataactcctaagtatgtgtttggatcgttggtgagatctaggctccttagcttgtgcgatagcaccattgttatcacaatagagatcaatgggatccacaatgctaggaactatgccaagttcactaatgagGATTATTGGCCTGCATATCAAAGGGGAGATAGTCTGACACAATGAAAATAtgcaaagaaagaaaaagggttACCCTAACAGCACACATATTCAAACCaaaatggatacgacgaacaaaatggtGAGATTAcgtagttcatgccgtcaaccCGAACATAATCTTACAAATTGTCTCAATATTGTAGCAAGCTCCACAACATAATTCAATAATCCACTTTTAGTCTTGCTTTTTATATGTAATTCATTTTATGTAACCATTTTATTTTAGATTGAAAATAACGTTCATTTCATAAATATCACAATATTCGGTTTCAACAACTAAACAACAATTTAAACAACAACTAAACAACAAGACAAACAAATACAATGACTAAACAACATATATATGCAATTACAACCATCAGGACAATTTCCTCACAACTATGCATCATAATACGACAATCAATGTCAGTTTTAATTGACTCCCAAAATCGAATTTCTCCATTGTTGTTGTACACCATAACAAGCGTTTGAATTCTTCTGATATTTTCACCATCTGCAAAATCTCCATCTAACCAACAGATCAAGCTCTACTGAAGATGCTCGAAAGTCTCCGTGTTTCAGAGTCGGATCTTCATCAGAGGCTTTACTGCTGAATAAATCAAATTGATATTTATCTTGACAATATAACACATCATTTTGAAGATAAATTAGAGAGAATTAAAAGGTGGGTGAAAAATGATGGATAGGAGATGCACtatataaaaaaattcaaaacaacACAGTAGCCACTGACTATGGTGCATGCTCTTAGAGGATGCATGCATGCCCCATAGACACTTACATGACATGATTGCATGCGCCACACCCAATGGCGCCTTGGTTCAAATTATGAGGGCATGTGCCATTGCCTGTGGCGCTTCCTCTCGGGGTCGAAATATTTTTGTTTGAAACATGGTTACTTTAGTATTTTTTCTAAAAATATGattcttttgatttttttttaaatatgattattataaaaaaaattcaaaattgaGTGATCAAAATCACCTCAAAAAAGTTTAGCATATGGTGATTTTTAAGTATCTTCCGTTCTTTTTCAAATATACACTTTTtataataaaaaatcaaataaaatatatGTGCATTAAAGTATGTAAGAATAACCTAAACTTATATAGTAATGAAGATGTATTAAAAACTAACATGACAATATATATACAAATTAATATCTAGGATCATTTTAATATAATCGTACTgttaaaaaaaatacttaaaCATAACCATACAAACAATGTTTGTGGTATTTAGAGTATTTAATGAGAAATTTTATATATGATTTTTTATAAAGAAAATTAGAGAATTCTCTCAACTCTAAGTTCAAAATTTATCTTTCTTCCATAATTTTCACTTTTTCAAACATATTAAAACAAAATTTTCAGTAGTTATTTTAAAATATTCAATACGCAACTTTTCCATTTTTCAAAATTCACGGATTTATATCGGAAATCCGGGAAAATTCGGTAAAAATACtggaaatttcaaaattttcaatatACAATACTGGAAATTCTCAAAATATCCGGGAACAAACAAAAATTTTCGGAAATTTTCAAAATTCCGATATATCAGAAATTTTGAGTATATTTGAAATTTCCAGTAACAGACCCTTAGAGACAGACTTGTACTAAAGATGCAAAAGCATGAGAATCAACATATGTAGGACGAATTAGGCATTTGAAAGATGAAATTACGAAGTCATCCTAAGTAGTTTTGTATTCTTGTACGTAGAACAACTTTTGTGGTAAATATGTATCTATTATATGTGATGACTTTTTAGTGGAACCATTTATGCATGCCGTTGTACTCAAAAAAATGAAAATTCATGTTTTTGATAATTCTGAGATCATACCGGAAATTTGACATTATTTGCATTTTCCGATGTATCGGAAAATTTAATTTTTTGGGATTTTTAACCATTTTATGCAAAAGTCATGATTTCCGGTATATCTTCATCGGAATTTTTTTAAATTTCCGATACATGGCTTACGGAAATTTGAAATTTACCGTACCTGTCTTACGAGAGCAATAAAAATCTGTAAATTCACAAAATTTTCCGTATGCACACAAAAATTATGATACGAAGCtggaaatttcaaaatttcagaGTTTTTTACAAGAGTATCAAGGTAAATTTGCTCAAAACAGAGGGTGTCAGGTTTAATTGTGGGGTATCATGGACCACTTTCACAACTTTGATATTTTGTTCACAGAAAGAATCAATATGATTTTTCGTCTGTTTTTTTATTTATTGAGAAGGACTTAGTTTACTTGTGATTGGTTTGGAGCTAGTTGTAATACTTCTATTCATTCTAACTTCTTAGATTGACTTGACAATCCTTTATTGTATATTAGATTGTGGTTGTATGCTAATGTTTGAAAATCAATTCTACCTTTCTCTTTCTATTGAGTTGAGTATTACTTATACCACCCTCTCTCATCTAGGCTACTTGTCTTGCTTTCCTTAGAACCACCCTCTCTCATGCCAAGCCAAATTATTCCGGTACAATAATcaataaaataattataaatgACAATATGTAATAGTTAAAAAACATTGAAGgattaataattaaaaatatatataaatagtCATAAAGAATCAATATATTTACAATcttaattattaaaaattaaaattaaaattgataTCCACATCTAAACTCGGTGTTCTAATTTATCACTCACACATAAAGGATTTTGTTTATCTAATATTTGACGACCAATCTTCTTTAAATCCACCTTGCATGCATGTTCTTCAGGATATCTATGCATTTTACAAAATACATTTCCACAACGACAATTAAATCCTAATAGTCCCACTTTTTTGTTGCAACTCTTGCACCTATTTTTCTCTGTCTTTATGTTTTGATTGTCGGTAAGAGAAGTAGCTGCCATAGCCTCACAGATACTATCAGTATTAGGGGTCATTGAAGAACAAGAAGATGTTGATTCAAAAACAAAGCTTTCATCATTTGACTTTTCAATGTTTTCTTTGAGATAATCATTGTAACACTTTGAGCAGAGATTGTTGTTTGAAGAAGAACCGTAGAAACCACAACCATTGACACAAAGCAATGGAACCATGTTTCACTTAAGAAAAATAGATGTTTGCAAATTCGGAGAAAGGGAGAGTTTTGTGGAGAAAAGATTCAAGCTTGAAAGTTTTGAATGATGGATTAGGTTGTGTTCATTTATAGGATATAATTGCTAGATGATTGTAACTAATAATACCATATTTTAGGAAACTATCTGCCAAAAAATTAGGAAAGAATTAAATAAGTGTAGATTTAATTTTTGAGAAAAATATGCAAGATCTAATATAGTCtctcaaaaaaataaaaataatttcTAGGTTTTGAAGAAAATAATCGGGACTTAGTCCCTaatttatttgcattttatttgatttattaaaaaatttaattaaataaaatgaaGATAAAATAGTGATTATTTAATAGTTTtataaaaggaaaataaatacggaaggaaataaatattttttttattaaacaacataaATGTCCTAAAAAAACTATGataatgtttttttttaataaaatattaattttggTATATCCTAATCTTATGTAAATTCTGGATAGGACTAgttatatattatttttgttttgttaaATTAATgattatttatgtttttaattatttgttaTATTAAAATCTTAAAATTAAATTTTTGATTTAGAAAATGTTAAAATCTCTTTTGAAATGATCTAAAATAACTTCATTTATAACTACCATTATTGTTACCACTTTGCAGAATATTTAGGTCCTAAACGAATTCTAAGAATTTgacatttataaaattaatttttatataaataatttaaatatatttattttttagACTTTCTAAGATGTAAAATCATTTATTAAATTATCATAATCGATTTCTTATCCAATTTCTTTTTCAATGGATAGTAAAGTCAATCATTTAATCTTTGTTAAGGCATTGATTGATGCtatatttatatatttaaaaaCTACATCAATTGATGctatatttatatattttttataagTAAATGCTATATATAAAAGTGAGGATCAACTTACTTTATAACTAAGTTTTTTAGCTTGCTCCAAATCATAATCTTTAAATTGAATCTAATCTAATGGTTAATTagaatttttatttaattaacCATTAGATTAAATTTAATTTAAAGACTATAATTTAGAGTAAGTTTAAAAAACTTACTCTTAGAGTAAGTTGATCCcccaaatatatatatatatatatatatatatatatatatatatattaagaaaattaaaattttaagaCCTAACGCGAGGTCTTTACCAACCTAATTGTTGAGATGGCCCTACCACTTTTTCATTTTATGTACATATCAAACAATTCCAATATTTAAAccataataattttttttgagACATGAATATCACATGAATTCACGTGAATACGATAATTCTGAACACTTAATTTTTTTACTTGTAAAACTACAACAGGAGAGATATTGTCCCTGTCTTGATATTTCAACATGAATACTATAATTATGAACACTTAATCTTAAAGAAGACATGATATTCAAATTTTTCATTTGCAAGCTTCTAAAACTGGCCACTTCACTAAACTATGATCTGATTGTGAAATTTGAGCAATATCATGAAAGATTGCTACTTTGTTTTGAATAACAAGAGCGTCATGACAACTAAAATAACTCTGATGACAATAGAAGGTCTTGAACAGTGCTGTTAAAAGAGTGTGAGTTTTGTGGTCAAGAATTTTAACATTTTAGATTTGAGAATTAAAAATGTGAATTTTGTGGAGAAGAAAGAGAGGAACTCATAGGAAGGGCGGACGTAAGGGCAAGGCAACCCTAGCTAGGGCTTTAGGACTCAAAATTTTGGGTAAAAAAATACTagtttttttaaaattttgttatGAATATATAAAATGACATATTTCTTTCATAAAATTCTCAAAAAGTCTTGATTTTGGTGACTATGTGTTTGAGCTAGAAGTTAAGCATGTAGAATCCTATGCCATAAAAAAAACTCTATTGGATTTCCATCTTTGATTTTTGGTATTTTGTTCAATCAAAAGAATAATATTGTTTGTATTGAAATAAAGTAAGTGTGTCTCTTGGTTTATTAAATTTTAGTTATAAGTTATTTGCGAGGAAACATGCCTCTTACATTGTTCTTCCAAATATTCGAAAGATTGATGAGTCTAATCTAATTGTTGATGATGTATTACCCCTGTCTGGACATGTTAGAAGACGTCTCCTCAAGTTCCTTATGCAAGAAGACAAGGCTTTACCAGAAATCATAAATATGTCGAGTGCTAGAGAGGGTGTGTGGGAAAGGTTAATTCAAATGTTGAGTCCAAAGGTTACAGGTGCTTTATCTTCTCATGCTGTTGTACCATATGTTGAGAAAAATGATGTGACATTCGATATTGATTAATACATGGACaatggtgatgatgatgaagatattgagtatgatattgtCTCTGGTGAAGACTGTGTTACCTCCTTTTAATAAGTTGTTTATGGGTTCACGATTTCTTTTCTTTTGACaggttttttttttcttttgacGAAAATGTATGTCATTTGTATGGCTAAATATTTTTATTTCACTCTTGATGTTATGCCTCTATATGGGTCGAATAGTTTTTTGTCTGTTGATGCTTTATGCCCTTATGTGGCTAGTTTTGTTGTTTTTTGTATGCCTTTGTGGGCCTGACATTAGTCTCCTTCCTTTGTCCCTTTTGTGGCAAATAGGGGGGAGAAAAAATATCATTACTGTGTTATTTAGTGCTTTGTggttttttctttattttatattatcgttgttgatgaagctaATTGCACGTTCCTCTTTATACTCTGTTGTGATTTGTGTTATCTCATCTAAAAGATATTCTATTGTGATATGATGTTGGTGCCACAATGAACCTTTTGTTGTTCTTATGTGATCCTTGAATTTGTTGTGATCTATAGATGATGAATTGGAAGAGTGTGAGTATAAGAATGTGCATAATATCTTGAATGTTATTGAAATG encodes:
- the LOC127132264 gene encoding zinc finger A20 and AN1 domain-containing stress-associated protein 6-like encodes the protein MVPLLCVNGCGFYGSSSNNNLCSKCYNDYLKENIEKSNDESFVFESTSSCSSMTPNTDSICEAMAATSLTDNQNIKTEKNRCKSCNKKVGLLGFNCRCGNVFCKMHRYPEEHACKVDLKKIGRQILDKQNPLCVSDKLEHRV